The following are encoded in a window of Ogataea parapolymorpha DL-1 chromosome VII, whole genome shotgun sequence genomic DNA:
- a CDS encoding Cytochrome b-c1 complex subunit Rieske, mitochondrial, with amino-acid sequence MLSRSFVRGLRANMGLASQARTLSSTAAALKSTYDSPDFSHYLNKSKGTNDKSRVYTYFMVGSYGLISAAAAKSTVEAFLTTMSASADVLAMAKVEVKLNAIPEGKNVVVKWQGKPVFIRHRTQAEIAEANEVDISSLRDPQKDSDRVKNPEWLIMLGICTHLGCVPIGESGDFGGWFCPCHGSHYDISGRIRKGPAPLNLEIPEYEFSDESTLVVG; translated from the coding sequence ATGTTGTCAAGATCTTTTGTTAGAGGCCTTAGAGCCAACATGGGATTGGCCTCCCAGGCTAGAACTTTGTCTTCTACTGCTGCCGCTCTCAAGTCTACCTACGATTCCCCAGACTTCTCCCACTACCTCAACAAATCCAAAGGAACCAATGACAAATCTAGAGTTTACACTTACTTCATGGTGGGCTCGTACGGATTGATCTCAGCTGCAGCCGCCAAGTCGACCGTCGAGGCCTTCTTGACCACCATGTCGGCTTCTGCCGATGTGCTGGCCATGGCCAAGGTTGAGGTCAAGCTGAACGCCATTCCTGAGGGAAAGAACGTCGTTGTCAAATGGCAGGGTAAGCCTGTTTTCATCAGACACAGAACGCAGGCAGAGATTGCCGAGGCCAACGAGGTGGACATCTCTTCTCTGAGAGACCCACAGAAGGACTCGGACAGAGTGAAGAACCCAGAGTGGCTGATCATGCTCGGTATCTGCACCCATTTGGGTTGCGTTCCTATTGGAGAGTCCGGTGACTTTGGCGGATGGTTCTGCCCATGCCACGGTTCCCACTACGACATTTCCGGTAGAATCAGAAAGGGCCCTGCTCCACTGAACCTTGAAATTCCAGAATACGAATTCTCCGACGAGTCCACTTTGGTTGTTGGCTGA
- a CDS encoding V-type proton ATPase proteolipid subunit, protein MSDLCPVYAPFFGSIGCAAAIIFTCFGASYGTAKSGVGICATCVLRPDLLIKNTVPVIMAGIIAIYGLVVSVLISSSLKQQQALYTGFIQLGAGLSVGLSGLAAGFAIGIVGDAGVRGNAQQPRLFVGMILILIFAEVLGLYGLIVALLLNSRATQDVVC, encoded by the exons ATGTCTGACCTTTG TCCTGTGTACGCTCCATTCTTTGGCTCTATCGGCTGCGCTGCTGCTATCATCTTCACCTGTTTCGGTGCCTCCTATGGTACTGCCAAATCCGGTGTTGGTATCTGTGCCACCTGTGTTTTGAGACCAGACCTTTTGATCAAAAATACCGTCCCAGTCATTATGGCCGGTATCATTGCCATTTACGGACTGGTGGTGTCGgtcttgatttcctcgtcaTTGAAACAACAACAGGCCCTTTACACTGGTTTCATCCAACTGGGTGCTGGTCTCTCCGTCGGCCTCTCTGGTTTGGCCGCCGGCTTTGCCATTGGTATTGTTGGTGACGCTGGTGTCAGAGGTAACGCTCAACAACCAAGATTGTTTGTGGGTATGAttctgattttgattttcgcCGAAGTCTTGGGTCTGTACGGTCTGATTGTCGCCCTTCTGCTCAACTCTAGGGCTACCCAGGATGTTGTCTGTTAA
- a CDS encoding electron transfer flavoprotein subunit alpha, mitochondrial — MFGLSRTAGLSQRMAFARLSSTLAFVETTGSKITPSSLSALTAAQELGKPITTLLVGPHAAEAAKEVSKVASVDKILVSPSEKYDHYLPEQVSPLVASLLKDSDYTNFVVAASTVGKNFLPRVGAILDLQPISDIIKVVSPDTFVRPTYAGNAILTVKSKDSQVLFSVRSSAFAPVELKDARDVPVEEVPYVEAGNSAEFVSEELVKSERPDLGSAKIVVAGGRGLKNKEEFDRLITPLAEKLNAAIGASRAAVDAGFCDNSLQVGQTGKVVAPDLYIAVGISGAIQHLAGMKDAKTIVAINKDEEAPIFSVADVGIVGDVFEIVPELTAKI, encoded by the coding sequence CGCCAGACTGAGCTCGACACTGGCTTTTGTCGAGACCACCggctccaaaatcaccCCTTCGTCCCTTTCGGCCTTAACTGCGGCCCAGGAACTGGGTAAGCCAATTACAACTCTTTTAGTGGGACCCCACGCTGCCGAGGCCGCCAAAGAAGTTTCCAAGGTGGCTTCTGTCGACAAGATTCTGGTGTCGccttctgaaaaatatgaCCATTACCTGCCAGAGCAAGTCTCTCCCTTGGTCgccagcttgttgaaagaCTCGGACTACACCAACTTTGTGGTTGCTGCATCCACAGTGGGAAAGAACTTCCTTCCTCGCGTTGGAGCCATTCTTGATTTACAGCCTATTTCCGACATCATTAAGGTTGTTTCTCCAGACACTTTTGTGAGACCAACGTATGCTGGTAACGCGATTTTGACTGTCAAGTCGAAGGACAGCCAGGTTTTATTTTCTGTTAGAAGTTCTGCTTTTGCACCTGTTGAGCTGAAGGATGCTCGCGACGTGCCTGTGGAGGAGGTTCCGTACGTTGAGGCGGGCAACAGTGCCGAgtttgtttctgaagaGCTTGTCAAGAGCGAGAGACCAGATCTGGGATCTGCTAAGATCGTCGTTGCCGGCGGCCGCGGTCTCAAGAACAAGGAAGAGTTTGACAGACTGATCACACCGCTGGccgagaagctgaacgcTGCCATAGGCGCCTCGAGAGCCGCTGTTGACGCTGGGTTCTGCGACAACTCGTTGCAGGTGGGCCAGACCGGAAAAGTGGTTGCCCCAGACCTATACATTGCCGTTGGTATTTCTGGAGCCATTCAGCACCTTGCCGGTATGAAGGACGCCAAGACGATTGTGGCaatcaacaaggacgaggaggccCCTATTTTCTCTGTTGCCGATGTTGGTATTGTTGGCGatgtctttgaaattgtTCCTGAGCTGACAGCAAAAATTTAA
- a CDS encoding Chromatin structure-remodeling complex subunit RSC1 has product MAPHDKRSVSEQERRAMAAKFTEFMDEILTLKDAEGNEFYEMFQVLPLRANTDYYKVIRKPMSYSKIRSTIKSLKYSHPQQFINDLAQITWNARFYNEKTSIYHECAVVLDNYIQQNVIPAIKKDSSIPGHSEVYYPNLGKLPGEDDFVMQISSPTPPARQSKSRGDYEDDDYEEEEVDETRQQDDDYQDEDYREPSAGSNMMQHTNPMHPLQGGYNNAMPNYNPSAYVSKTEVSQQSNYYYPPTRNVAKSNDQLLENWVKRGRPPIVDQPHEQRIKSIMRGLKKIKVNGKTIITVFDKLPNQQDHPEYYRIVKEPISMLDIKGLIKQRHYQSVDAYMADVFKLIANSKAYYTANSAMLNNVHLLESNITRLYHLEMQRPDSDYGDVVTSKVPVPFLVYEGRTYKVGNWVLLKNPNDPDRPIVGQIFRMWQEHGKSYVNVCWYYRPEWTSHSYDRLFLENEVFKTGQYRDHPVEDILGPCYVAYFTRWLKGDPAVKYEGPLFICEFRYSDRELSFAKIRTWRACLPDEVRHIEDPVTPIDKPRVLKKFPSPIKYMLPPNAVPSEKPPPPTILNLNAPPLVGGIHIFEPGPDSEPHDDPNYYDASLKSNEYKTYIPPSPNIRLPMLHSDQTPPPQNMPIPPNPASGYPSSMSNMQPFNFQSPYQNNGVSSYNSYQQQPVVPSYGNMYGGQKVVQTPYNNLAYQYSPFNPPSYSQSFILPTSQELKMPKEVRSLYERIDNGNFQRFTKNLAQNNYLNGSTDTMSKPDEYPEDELTPMLWYRGPPQYVPNRLVSQEDFDNEDLALPFVKKRRVGEALQPVRLGHSATYLAWKLAQRSKVAPSNGTAA; this is encoded by the coding sequence ATGGCACCTCACGACAAACGAAGTGTCTCCGAACAGGAGCGTCGTGCGATGGCAGCAAAGTTCACAGAGTTCATGGATGAAATTCTCACGCTGAAAGACGCCGAGGGGAATGAGTTCTACGAAATGTTCCAGGTTCTCCCATTAAGAGCCAACACCGATTATTACAAAGTGATCCGCAAGCCAATGTCGTACTCTAAGATCCGCTCGACAATAAAAAGTCTCAAGTACTCCCATCCGCAGCAGTTTATCAACGATCTGGCCCAGATCACCTGGAATGCTCGGTTTTACAACGAAAAAACGTCAATCTACCACGAATGTGCAGTTGTGCTCGATAATTACATTCAGCAGAACGTGATCCCTGCTATCAAGAAAGACTCCTCTATTCCTGGACATTCCGAAGTCTACTACCCTAATCTTGGCAAATTACCGGGAGAAGACGATTTTGTCATGCAAATCTCGTCGCCAACTCCCCCGGCTCGTCAATCAAAGTCTCGTGGTGATtacgaggacgacgattacgaggaggaggaagtgGACGAAACCAGACAACAGGACGACGATTACCAGGATGAAGATTATCGGGAGCCCAGTGCTGGATCCAATATGATGCAACATACAAATCCAATGCACCCTTTACAAGGAGGGTACAACAACGCAATGCCAAACTACAACCCCTCGGCATATGTGTCAAAAACAGAAGTTTCGCAGCAGTCTAATTATTACTATCCACCGACACGTAATGTTGCAAAATCGAACGACCAGTTACTTGAGAACTGGGTTAAAAGAGGAAGACCTCCGATTGTGGACCAACCCCACGAACAGCGAATTAAGAGTATCATGAGAggtctgaagaaaatcaaggtTAATGGAAAAACCATCATTACTGTGTTTGACAAGCTGCCAAATCAGCAGGATCATCCTGAATATTACAGGATTGTCAAAGAGCCAATTTCTATGCTGGACATCAAGGGATTGATCAAACAGAGACACTATCAAAGTGTCGACGCTTATATGGCGGACGTTTTCAAGCTAATTGCCAACTCGAAGGCATACTATACGGCCAACTCTGCCATGCTGAACAACGTCCATCTTTTGGAGTCCAACATCACCAGACTGTATCATCTGGAAATGCAGAGGCCAGACAGCGATTACGGTGATGTTGTCACGTCCAAAGTGCCTGTTCCGTTTCTGGTTTACGAGGGAAGAACCTACAAGGTTGGAAACTGGGTTTTGCTCAAAAATCCTAATGATCCTGATAGACCGATTGTGGGACAGATCTTCAGGATGTGGCAGGAACATGGAAAGAGCTACGTCAATGTATGCTGGTACTACAGACCAGAATGGACCTCGCACAGTTACGATCGTTTGTTCCTCGAAAACGAAGTTTTTAAGACTGGTCAGTATAGAGACCATCCTGTGGAGGATATTTTGGGACCGTGCTACGTTGCTTATTTCACCAGATGGCTGAAGGGCGATCCTGCTGTCAAATATGAAGGGCCGCTATTTATTTGCGAGTTTAGATACAGCGACAGAGAGCTGTCTTTTGCCAAAATTAGAACATGGAGAGCTTGTCTTCCTGACGAGGTGAGACACATTGAAGACCCAGTGACTCCAATTGACAAGCCACGGGTCTTGAAAAAGTTCCCGTCTCCAATAAAGTATATGCTTCCTCCAAACGCAGTCCCCTCAGAAAAGCCTCCTCCACCGACAATCTTGAACCTCAATGCTCCTCCGCTGGTGGGTGGCATCCACATCTTTGAGCCAGGACCAGACAGCGAGCCACACGACGATCCAAACTACTACGATGCTTCGTTGAAGAGCAACGAGTACAAAACGTACATCCCACCGTCACCAAACATCAGACTGCCGATGCTACACTCAGACCagactcctcctcctcagaACATGCCGATCCCGCCAAACCCTGCCTCTGGATACCCATCATCGATGTCTAACATGCAGCCGTTCAACTTCCAGTCGCCATACCAAAACAACGGAGTCTCCAGTTACAACAGTTACCAACAACAGCCTGTTGTTCCATCGTACGGGAACATGTATGGGGGCCAAAAAGTGGTGCAGACTCCATATAATAATTTGGCATACCAGTATTCGCCGTTCAATCCTCCTTCGTACTCGCAGTCGTTCATCCTGCCTACTTCGCAAGAGCTTAAGATGCCAAAGGAAGTCAGAAGTCTTTACGAGCGGATAGATAACGGCAATTTCCAGAGGTTTACCAAAAACCTTGCTCAGAACAATTACCTCAATGGAAGCACCGATACGATGAGCAAGCCTGACGAGTACCcggaggacgagctgacTCCAATGCTGTGGTACAGAGGGCCACCCCAGTACGTTCCTAACCGTCTGGTTTCGCAGGAGGACTTTGATAACGAGGACCTAGCACTGCCTTTTGTCAAGAAGAGGCGTGTTGGCGAAGCGCTGCAGCCGGTGCGATTGGGCCACAGTGCCACGTACCTTGCCTGGAAACTGGCGCAGCGAAGCAAAGTGGCTCCTTCCAATGGCACGGCCGCCTAG
- a CDS encoding GEF1 Chloride channel localized to late- or post-Golgi vesicles involved in iron metabolism, with protein sequence MDRLSSSAGSSSWRSTFEVSARTQKPIKRFKEFHTVDWVQEALVENKKYYDAIRPRTHGENPSTDRWNTLRTKFVTSIQNWLALTLMGVCIGLIAAAINIITEWLGNFKRGYCQSNLYLNKEFCCWSEEGRCSKWQPWSSNSFLQYLIFILISVMFGSIAALLCKAFAPTAAGSGISEVKCIVSGFVMDGFLGWQTLIIKSVALPLVIASGLSVGKEGPSVHYAACVGNVIPKLFKRFSRSYVSLSQFLTAGSAAGVAVAFASPIGGVLFSIEEISSNFKLSTLWKSYYCALIATGTLSAMNPFRTGQIVLFEVKYDSDWKYFEIPLFVVLGIFGGVYGILVAKFNIKWVAFRQKYLANYAIREVMILCLLTSAIGYFNEFLRLEMTEGMQILFHECGGEFDHSLCKIDQHLSSKLKFFASLFYATVLRVVLVVVSYGCKVPCGIFVPSMAAGATFGRAIGLLVETFNPCVNTDSGKCIISGTYAFLGAAAALSGITHLTLAVVVIMFELTGAIKYIVPTMIVVGVTKIINDRWGIGCGGIADQMIKFNGIPFLDPKEEHDFGPHSISDCMTDQVVVLPVSGYTYRDVEHLLAETSFQSYPVVAENESVVTGIIKRSQLLAGLNYHKQLRHLEIPLDTPVNFSSTLPQDQQDVLSFGRFVDTQYYRVNINSSFNTLVNIFMKLGPKLVIVEDGGRMAGIICRKDLIKFELYLHRLEHGDPFVSAKDEKVFALMVNLASKVRHKILALVGRKPQPYVTLDLDE encoded by the coding sequence ATGGATCGTCTGTCGTCTTCCGCAGGATCGTCGTCTTGGCGAAGTACCTTTGAGGTGTCTGCCAGGACCCAGAAGCCAATAAAGCGGTTCAAGGAGTTCCATACCGTCGATTGGGTCCAGGAAGCGCTCGTGGAAAACAAGAAGTACTACGATGCCATCCGTCCCAGAACGCACGGCGAGAACCCTTCCACCGACAGATGGAACACCCTTAGGACAAAGTTTGTTACCTCGATTCAGAACTGGCTTGCTCTCACTCTTATGGGGGTGTGTATCGGCCTGATCGCAGCGGCCATCAACATCATCACAGAATGGCTTGGAAACTTTAAAAGGGGATATTGCCAGTCGAATCTCTATCTCAACAAGGAattctgctgctggagcgAGGAAGGAAGGTGTTCCAAATGGCAGCCGTGGTCCAGCAACTCGTTTCTCCAGTACCTCATATTCATTTTAATTTCTGTCATGTTCGGGAGTATCGCAGCTCTTCTCTGCAAGGCTTTCGCGCCCACAGCAGCTGGATCAGGGATCTCCGAGGTCAAATGCattgtttctggatttgTTATGGACGGGTTCCTTGGATGGCAAACGCTCATCATCAAATCGGTCGCTCTTCCACTGGTGATTGCATCTGGCTTGAGCGTGGGTAAAGAAGGCCCTAGCGTTCATTATGCTGCGTGCGTGGGTAACGTGATTCCAAAGCTGTTCAAGCGGTTCAGCCGATCGTACGTCTCGCTGTCGCAGTTCCTGACTGCTGGTTCGGCAGCTGGCGTTGCCGTGGCATTTGCGTCGCCAATCGGTGGAGTTTTATTTTCCATAGAGGAAATCAGCTCCAACTTCAAACTATCCACGCTCTGGAAAAGTTATTACTGTGCATTGATAGCGACTGGAACGCTTTCGGCCATGAACCCGTTCCGTACGGGCCAGATCGTGCTGTTTGAAGTGAAGTATGACTCAGAttggaaatattttgagatTCCACTATTTGTCGTCCTTGGGATATTTGGAGGTGTCTATGGAATTCTGGTTGCAAAATTTAATATTAAATGGGTGGCCTTTAGACAGAAGTACCTCGCCAATTACGCTATAAGAGAGGTTATGATCCTGTGTTTGCTGACATCGGCCATTGGCTATTTCAACGAGTTTCTGCGACTGGAAATGACCGAGGGAATGCAAATTCTATTCCACGAATGCGGCGGAGAGTTTGACCACTCTCTGTGCAAAATAGACCAGCATTTAAGCTCAAAGCTAAAGTTTTTCGCCAGTCTGTTCTATGCTACTGTTTTGCGTGTGGTGCTGGTGGTAGTCTCGTACGGATGCAAGGTTCCATGTGGTATATTTGTTCCGTCCATGGCCGCAGGTGCCACTTTTGGACGCGCAATAGGCTTGCTTGTGGAGACGTTCAATCCGTGTGTGAACACCGACTCGGGCAAGTGTATCATCTCCGGCACGTATGCATTTCTTGGCGCGGCAGCCGCGCTAAGCGGGATTACACACCTGACTCTCGCAGTGGTCGTCATAATGTTTGAGCTCACCGGTGCAATCAAGTACATTGTGCCCACAATGATTGTTGTTGGGGTGACTAAAATCATCAATGACCGCTGGGGGATTGGTTGTGGAGGCATTGCAGACCAGATGATCAAATTCAACGGCATCCCATTTTTGGACCCAAAGGAAGAGCACGATTTTGGGCCGCACAGCATTTCGGACTGTATGACCGACCAGGTAGTTGTGCTTCCTGTCTCTGGATATACGTACCGTGATGTTGAGCACCTTCTCGCAGAAACGAGTTTTCAAAGCTACCCGGTCGTTGCTGAAAACGAGTCTGTGGTGACAGGCATCATCAAGCGgtcgcagctgctggcagGGCTGAATTACCACAAACAATTACGCCATTTGGAAATACCGCTGGACACGCCGGTGAATTTCTCGTCAACACTTCCGCAAGACCAGCAAGACGTCCTCTCGTTCGGGCGCTTTGTCGACACCCAATATTATCGGGTCAACATCAACAGCTCCTTCAACACGCTGGTAAATATCTTCATGAAACTGGGCCCAAAGCTCGTCATTGTCGAGGACGGAGGCAGGATGGCGGGAATCATATGTCGCAAGGATCTGATCAAATTCGAGCTGTACCTTCACCGGCTAGAACATGGCGACCCATTTGTCTCGGCTAAAGATGAGAAAGTGTTTGCATTGATGGTGAACTTGGCATCGAAAGTGCGCCATAAAATACTTGCATTGGTCGGCCGCAAGCCGCAGCCATACGTCACgctggatctggatgaGTGA
- a CDS encoding NAD(+)-dependent histone deacetylase, producing MQPSEHHDEDSNESPINSEDLTESAPSSMLIPVSTLESFHNFLRSPNCKTILALVGAGLSASSGLSTFRGSGGLWKQYNAIDLATPDAFLDDPGLVWQFYAYRRHKALQAQPNLGHYVLAELSKLANINFLTITQNVDGLSQRSHHVPGKLLEFHGSLFGMRCTNFSCSYEEQNNYNDPLCEALRVDNFDQTEALPFLDEQDLPHCPACKVGLLRPAVVWFGESLPLQIIDKADEFIVQNRVDLMLVIGTSRAVWPAASYVDIVRNQGGKIAIFNTEPDGDEKDCWQFIGDSAETLPVAMEPLIGKLSPNTSISNTSRTM from the coding sequence ATGCAGCCCTCAGAACACCACGATGAAGATAGTAACGAGTCTCCAATAAACAGTGAGGATCTGACGGAGTCCGCCCCTTCGTCCATGCTGATCCCTGTCTCCACTCTTGAGTCCTTCCACAACTTCTTGCGCTCGCCAAATTGCAAAACCATACTTGCTCTTGTTGGTGCTGGCTTGTCTGCCTCCTCTGGATTGTCTACTTTTCGCGGGTCAGGTGGATTATGGAAACAATACAACGCAATCGATCTAGCCACCCCCGATGCGTTTCTTGACGATCCAGGCCTTGTGTGGCAGTTTTACGCCTATCGCAGACATAAGGCGTTGCAGGCGCAGCCGAACCTCGGCCATTACGTGCTAGCAGAGCTGAGCAAACTTGCAAACATCAATTTTCTTACAATTACACAGAACGTCGACGGCTTGTCTCAGAGAAGCCACCATGTGCCAGGAAAATTGCTTGAGTTCCACGGGTCGTTGTTTGGGATGCGATGCACAAACTTCAGCTGCTCTTATGAGGAGCAGAATAATTATAATGACCCGCTATGCGAAGCTTTGAGAGTGGACAATTTCGACCAGACCGAAGCGTTGCCGTTTCTTGACGAGCAGGACCTCCCGCACTGTCCCGCATGCAAAGTTGGCCTGTTGAGGCCGGCAGTGGTGTGGTTTGGAGAGTCGCTGCCTCTGCAGATTATCGACAAGGCAGATGAATTTATAGTGCAAAACAGAGTGGATTTGATGCTGGTGATCGGAACATCTCGAGCAGTGTGGCCTGCCGCATCGTATGTGGACATTGTCAGAAACCAGGGAGGAAAAATCGCCATCTTCAACACCGAGCCGGACGGTGACGAAAAAGACTGCTGGCAGTTTATAGGAGACAGCGCAGAGACCTTGCCCGTGGCTATGGAGCCACTGATCGGCAAGCTCAGCCCAAATACTTCCATATCAAATACATCACGTACAATGTGA
- a CDS encoding putative secreted protein, with amino-acid sequence MLARTVLYTLLATATLARPLHQHHQHAKRNPAVTVVVTEYFDANGKVISSQTSAPSSDASASVAYSVASAPVSGASREPYYPSSLGTSATGSASRSSSSSAASSTASAGTVEAYAEKSKGITYSPYTDSGSCKSESQVASDIAKLSAYEIIRVYAPDCSCITNIMANMGSNQKIFAGLYNINSLTADIATLAQQVEASSQGWDGIYAVAIGNEWVQNGESASNVVNAVSSGRSTLSSKGWTGKVVTVDTVGAYQDNKSLCEASDFIAVNAHPYWDGNVKPENSGSFLESQLSLLKSTCGSDKSILICETGWPTQGDTYGTEGVPSTANQLTAIKSITESLADQVIMFTTYNDYWKDAGSYGVEKYWGIYPN; translated from the coding sequence ATGTTAGCCAGAACCGTCCTCTACACGTTGCTAGCTACTGCTACCTTGGCTAGGCctctccaccagcaccatCAGCACGCTAAGAGAAACCCAGCTGTTACCGTTGTTGTCACCGAGTACTTCGATGCCAATGGTAAGGTGATCTCTTCGCAGACATCTGCCCCAAGCAGTGACGCCTCTGCCAGCGTCGCATACTCGGTTGCCAGCGCCCCAGTCTCGGGAGCTTCCAGAGAGCCATACTATCCTTCCAGCCTGGGCACCTCTGCCACCGGCTCTGCCTCacgctccagctcctcctcggccgCCAGCTCGACGGCCTCTGCCGGCACTGTGGAGGCCTACGCAGAGAAAAGCAAGGGTATCACATACTCTCCTTACACCGACTCGGGATCGTGCAAGTCTGAAAGCCAGGTTGCCAGCGACATTGCCAAACTCTCCGCCTACGAAATCATCAGAGTGTACGCTCCAGACTGCTCCTGCATCACCAACATCATGGCCAATATGGGCTCCAACCAGAAAATTTTTGCCGGACTCTACAACATCAACTCGCTAACTGCCGACATTGCTACTCTGGCCCAACAGGTCGAGGCATCGAGCCAGGGCTGGGACGGCATCTACGCTGTGGCCATCGGTAACGAGTGGGTGCAAAATGGAGAGTCTGCCTCAAACGTCGTCAATGCTGTCTCCTCCGGAAGATCGACACTTTCGTCTAAAGGCTGGACCGGAAAGGTGGTGACTGTCGATACTGTTGGAGCATACCAGGACAACAAAAGCCTGTGCGAGGCCTCTGACTTCATTGCCGTCAACGCCCATCCATACTGGGACGGAAACGtcaagccagaaaacagtGGCAGCTTCTTGGAGTCTCAGCTCTCGCTTTTAAAGAGCACCTGCGGCAGTGACAAATCGATCTTGATCTGCGAAACCGGATGGCCAACCCAGGGAGACACCTATGGAACAGAGGGTGTTCCATCGACGGCAAACCAGCTCACTGCCATCAAATCCATCACCGAGTCGCTTGCCGACCAGGTGATCATGTTCACCACATACAACGACTACTGGAAAGACGCTGGTAGCTACGGCGTCGAAAAGTACTGGGGAATCTATCCTAACTGA